TCAGTGTTTTGTTTATTTCCTACAAACAGTTCTACAAAACAATAACCAGCCAGTACCATCTTTCATGTGATGCATGTGCACTGCAATGCAGATGATTTTTGTGATTAATAAAGAATATTGATGTCAGTCAAACTACTTCGATCCAGTTTCCAATCCAGATCTTAGCTTTGACTTTTGTAATGAATACAAATATATGTGCTTCGTTATGATAATTTATTTCCATTTTAACAGAAATATAGAGAACAATTTATTTTCTGGACCGATTCCTCCAAAGTTGCTCAACATACCAAATTTGAAGTAAGAAACATTTTCCCTATTTCAGGTTTATTGGTGTCTTCTACAATGGCACATTGTGCTTGTATCTATATAAAGAATATTTCCTGTACTCGATACTTATACAGCTTATCAAGCGACTAATTCTTTTTCCTACAGAAAGGATGGGAACCCATTTAATACCAGCATTGCTCCTTCTGCGTCACCGTCTTTAACACCGACAGGCCCTACACCAACACAAACACCATCATCCCCTTCATCCCCTTCAGGAACTCCTTCATTGTCTAATACATCCTCAAGCTCTTCTGGTGGATCCACAGCTCGAGACAGCAGATCATCCTCCGGGAAACACAAGTCTTCAACTCTCAAGACCGTTGGATACGTTTTTCTTGCTATTGTGCTGTTCATAGTTGTTGTGCTGCTGGTAATCTTTTGCCTGTCCAAGTACCAAGAGAGACAGTCGAGACATGATTATACAACAAGTCAGGTGGGAAGGGTGCACCAAAGAGTTGAAGAGCCTAAAGTCAAGCAGGCTTCAGCACAGTCAAGGAACGACGTTAAAAAAGGTCTACTTTACTTACCTTTCTATTGTATAATATATCTGTTCTACTGTGTTATTTATATTGTGGTACATGATGTTTCATTAACAGGCTCAGCTGGGGTTCCTGACGGGAAGCATGTTCGTGAAATAAATTTGGCCATACCAGGTACAGATACTTGTAAATCTGACCAACTAATTCATGCTGTAATATTGTTGACCTGTTTAAGTCCAAATGTATAATGTAATTTATCAACTGCTGGCAGCTGCTCTTGAGAAGCCTCCTGAAAAGAGAGAAGAGCGTGTAATTAACTTGGAGCGAACAGAGTCGGATATTTTTGCTGTGGAACCtccgccacctccaccaccaccgccgctgcCACCAGTGtccccaccaccacctccaccgccgccgcctccaccagtgtccccgccaccaccgccgccgccaccagtgtccccgccaccacctcctcctgttgAAAAAGTGATTGTTAATCCTATTTTTAGGCCAGAAAAAAGAGCTAGCACCCCACCAAGGGCAGGTCCCTCGACATCTGCAACATCCTTTTCTGTTGCAACACTTCAGCAATATACAAATAGTTTCGGAGAGGAAAATTTAATAAGAGAGAGTAGGTTGGGAAAAGTATATCTGGCAGAACTTCCTGAAGGCAAAGTATGTACAATGTATTGCTTCATTTACTCAAGGGGATTTATGCTTATTGAAATGCTGTCCTCATCTTCTTTTATCCTATGCAGTTATTGGAAGTTATGAAGATAGACAATGCCAATGGAAGAATACCAGTAGATGACTTTCTAGAGCTGGTTGCGTGTATATCAGATATTAGACACCCTAGCATCCTTGAGCTTGTTGGATACTGTGCAGAATATGGGCAGCGGTTACTTGTTTATAACCACTTCAGTAGAAGAACACTACATGATGTGTTACATGAAAGAGAGGACTTAGATAGTGCACTATCTTGGATCGCCCGTCTCCAGGTTGCTCTTGGTTCAGCAAAAGCCTTAGAGTAAGCTGCATTCTACTGCAAAAtattttttcatgaataattAATTTAGTTTGTTAAGGGACTGCCTTCATATTTAAAATTTATGCTCTTCTTGCAGGTATCTCCATGACACCTGTGAGCCTCCAGTAGTGCATCAGAATTTTGAACCATCAAATGTGCTTCTTGATAATAGATTCTCAGTACGTGTTGCTGAATGTGGACTGTCTGTATTGACGTTGTCAAGTTCTGTTACACAGGTAACCTCTAGTGTTAGTTGTAAACCTTCTGCTTAGGGTGTTTTAGCCTTTTCTGTAACCAAAAGATCTGCAAAGTTGATTAAAAAATTAATTTGATCATGTTTACTTACAATTTGGAACTGTATGTTTTCTCAAGATCTTAATCCTTTAGGCCTGGTCCTTCCGACAATGAATTCGTGGAGGATACCAACTTCTTTTATGTAGAAAAGCATGGCACCTCCAGTTTCATTACTAGAATGAAACTTGTAAACAAGATTTGTCTCAACAGTACAGTACAAATTCTGAGTCTCTACACACCCAGCTGTTGACTGGTTGAAATCCTAACAAAGTATCTGAAGTACTGACCAAAAACAATTAGACTAAAAGGCAGCAAACATGATTTGCTGAACATTCACTAGTCTTCATGAAGTATCATTTGGTTTTCCAGTGACCTTCAGAAACAAGCCTTGCCCCGCAGTTGTTCAGTCGATTTCCAGCTTCATCGAGCATGAACATGCTCGCATATAAATAACTCAATATCCATATAGAGCTAGCAAATATAGAGCTAGCAAAACTGTGAGCCCATGACATTGACAGCTATTAGGTCTAGTCCAACAATTTCCTTACAACTAGCTAGTTTTCTCTACATTTTAGCTATTTATGGCATGAAAGGCCATTGGAAAAGAAATAGAAATTTGAATTGATCTATATTTATGGATTAATTATCTAGCAGTTATTCTTGCTTCTGCACTTTTTTTTAGGGAATTCTTGCTTCTGTATTTTGTTGACATGTGCGAATGAATCTGAAACCTATAATATATGGGTACT
This genomic stretch from Hordeum vulgare subsp. vulgare chromosome 6H, MorexV3_pseudomolecules_assembly, whole genome shotgun sequence harbors:
- the LOC123401201 gene encoding protein STRUBBELIG-RECEPTOR FAMILY 3-like isoform X1, with translation MRTGGGCLERAGGRLLLPLLLIATTVALLPRALALTDAADVSAINGLYVALGSPALPGWTANGGDPCGEKWQGVDCIGSSIDAINFVAATMGGQLGSLGNFTAITTINLSNNKITGTIPDDLPVTLRNLFLSDNQLTGSIPMSLSKLNSLTAMSLNDNHLDGQLPDAFGSLVGLINLDISSNNFSGPLPTSLGNLSSLVTLRMQDNQLSGTLDVLQSLPLGDLNIENNLFSGPIPPKLLNIPNLKKDGNPFNTSIAPSASPSLTPTGPTPTQTPSSPSSPSGTPSLSNTSSSSSGGSTARDSRSSSGKHKSSTLKTVGYVFLAIVLFIVVVLLVIFCLSKYQERQSRHDYTTSQVGRVHQRVEEPKVKQASAQSRNDVKKGSAGVPDGKHVREINLAIPAALEKPPEKREERVINLERTESDIFAVEPPPPPPPPPLPPVSPPPPPPPPPPPVSPPPPPPPPVSPPPPPPVEKVIVNPIFRPEKRASTPPRAGPSTSATSFSVATLQQYTNSFGEENLIRESRLGKVYLAELPEGKLLEVMKIDNANGRIPVDDFLELVACISDIRHPSILELVGYCAEYGQRLLVYNHFSRRTLHDVLHEREDLDSALSWIARLQVALGSAKALEYLHDTCEPPVVHQNFEPSNVLLDNRFSVRVAECGLSVLTLSSSVTQLSGRMRALLNYEAPEIQESGTFTDRSDVYSFGVVMLELLTGRKPYDSSRPRHEQHLVRWAQAQFHDIESLTKIVDPFIRGECSEKALSRFVDIISRCIPPEAEFRPPMSEIVQDLASILSAAGEESE
- the LOC123401201 gene encoding protein STRUBBELIG-RECEPTOR FAMILY 3-like isoform X2; its protein translation is MRTGGGCLERAGGRLLLPLLLIATTVALLPRALALTDAADVSAINGLYVALGSPALPGWTANGGDPCGEKWQGVDCIGSSIDAINFVAATMGGQLGSLGNFTAITTINLSNNKITGTIPDDLPVTLRNLFLSDNQLTGSIPMSLSKLNSLTAMSLNDNHLDGQLPDAFGSLVGLINLDISSNNFSGPLPTSLGNLSSLVTLRMQDNQLSGTLDVLQSLPLGDLKDGNPFNTSIAPSASPSLTPTGPTPTQTPSSPSSPSGTPSLSNTSSSSSGGSTARDSRSSSGKHKSSTLKTVGYVFLAIVLFIVVVLLVIFCLSKYQERQSRHDYTTSQVGRVHQRVEEPKVKQASAQSRNDVKKGSAGVPDGKHVREINLAIPAALEKPPEKREERVINLERTESDIFAVEPPPPPPPPPLPPVSPPPPPPPPPPPVSPPPPPPPPVSPPPPPPVEKVIVNPIFRPEKRASTPPRAGPSTSATSFSVATLQQYTNSFGEENLIRESRLGKVYLAELPEGKLLEVMKIDNANGRIPVDDFLELVACISDIRHPSILELVGYCAEYGQRLLVYNHFSRRTLHDVLHEREDLDSALSWIARLQVALGSAKALEYLHDTCEPPVVHQNFEPSNVLLDNRFSVRVAECGLSVLTLSSSVTQLSGRMRALLNYEAPEIQESGTFTDRSDVYSFGVVMLELLTGRKPYDSSRPRHEQHLVRWAQAQFHDIESLTKIVDPFIRGECSEKALSRFVDIISRCIPPEAEFRPPMSEIVQDLASILSAAGEESE